The following nucleotide sequence is from Hippopotamus amphibius kiboko isolate mHipAmp2 chromosome 11, mHipAmp2.hap2, whole genome shotgun sequence.
CAGGATATTATTTCCCTCTACACAAGTAGGCCTCGGCAAGCACCAGGataacctaggcctacctagaaCTTTAACTCAGCTATGCCCTGCATGGACTGCAGTCTCTCTGATGAGGATATTTTCTTGGTTTCAAGGCTGAGTTTGGGGACTGGGTATTCACAATTCAGAGaatgcagggacaggtgctgtgggtTCACTTGGAATTTGGTGTGAGAATGAAAGACAATTTCCCCTTTGGAAATTGAGAGGTTTGCTGCCTCAAAGCAGTCCTCCAAACACCATTGCTCCCCACCTTCTCTTAACTGCTGACAAGCTTCTGGGAGGAAAAGAGAtttttcccaaaagaaacatggggcttgcaATTCttggtaggaactcatccctcaagaccCTTTTCCTAAAGGGGAAATGACACCTGACTACTAGCTTTCAGGTAAGGTGCTGTTTCttcctccagcaaggcatgcctcaggatCCTGGCCATTTTTCTCCATGGAATGCTTTCATTATTCTCTGCATTTTCAGAGGTTGTAGcatctcctgtgtgcaccattTTCCATGCAGGACCATTGTGTGCCAAATGCTTCTTCTGGAGCTTCTGAGCAACAGGGCTTCAGACACAGGAGCCTCTGGACAGGTTGTTCCTGTGCTGAGGGATGGTCAATGTTTCCAGCCTCAAACATGCCCACCAAGCACCTTGGCTCCCTGTCTTCTCTTCCCAGCTGGaaagcccctgggaggagaagagattGCTCCCAAATGAAATAGGGGCTTGCAATTCCATGCAAGGCACTCATCCCTCAAGAccctttccttggaggggacatgaaAGCTGACCTCTCACCTCCAGGTAAGGTGTCATTTTTCCCTCCATCATGAcgggcagaattttttttttttttaaggaaagcaggctatatttattcaaaaattataaaaagttacaatataaatcaaacaaaattaaTTGTTAAAAGTTAAGTGACTCATATGTATCCAAATTCTGACCAAATCAAGACAATCCAATGCACAGAAAGAATATTATATAGCTCAAGGAGCAAAAAGCAATAAACAGAAATGTCAAAACAGAAACCACATAAATATACAAATCTACAGTTTTAATGTAACAACAACAAATGGTAAATACATGTGTTACCTATTTTTCTCTAACATTAAAgtagtatatttttcatatttagtaAAAACATATGTAATGCATAAAACCTTTAATCACATGTAATGTAGTCTAACAAGTGTGAACCATGTAGAATGTAAAGTTTTCTTACGTGAAGATGTACATTTCAGTTCATTATCACACATATTGTAAAGATGACccacaaaaatatttatcatttgcaactgtatacagagaacaaactgccCAGAAATTAGTATTTCTTGTTAATCTTACTGAGGTGTGTTAGAGTGGCCTGCCTAAAAGGACAAATTACTTAACGGGAGGCTTAAAATAGCAGAGATTAgtgtaaattaaataatatatgagtgaaaaaaaatacaatgtccAATAGCAAGAGGTTAGAAAACTGAATACTGTGGAAAAGATTTATTAGTCTGTACAAGTTGGTTTTGATAAACTACTGGCTACTTGTTACATTAAATTACCAAGATTTTCATTGCAACAATATTTTCCCACACACATCAAAATCTGGAAGCAATATATGCCTTTCTCAAATTATAATTTAGTgttttctcccccaaccctcaaAACATGGAAATAGGTTTCTGAGTATCAACTAGCCGTTTATGGAAGTCATAAGATACAGATATTCATTAACGTTACACAAGCTACAACTAAGGTACCTGGACAACTACTACCAACATTTACGGGAACAGgtgttgtttttaaaagtggTAAGTACTACATGAGTTACATAAACACACTACCCCTGTCCTTCTGGAACCAAAATGGGGGGAAACCTTACTGCCATTCTGTCAAACACCACATACCCCGAAATGCTGCACAGAGGGTCATGAATCCCATGTATATATCACAGAATCAAAAATCCAGTTAAGCAACTGAGCTACACTTGAAGTAAATTAAAGTAAGACTAAACTTCTTTACTATATCAATGCTATTTTAGAAGCAGCGTTAGAACAGAGATTTAATTATAAATTGTCCTGGGCTACATCCTGTAAAGAGAATTCTGCTTCGACCTAAAAGAGAATCTGTCAACAAACATCCTAGGAAAGCTGCAGCGCATGCTCTCTGTCATTCCTGAAGGGAAATTCGCCAGGTTTGATGATACCTGTGTATCTCCCAGTGGTCCTTAGGAGTTCTACATAGCAATTAATTCAGTAATTGATAAGTATTTAAGCAAAAGGGAGACTGAAAATAGACCTTGTATCAACATATAGTAGATaggtgggttttttaaaaaatcacatgatgaATGTAAATCATAAAATCAAATGTACTTATAAAGGTACACCTATTTCATGTTACATAAAAAACTGCAGACTGCAAACTGCATGCTTACCATAACACTGTAACTGGAAAAGTCAATGAGCAGGAtttcttgcaaatatttactgCCATGATACAAAACAAATATGTGCAAACTGCAAGGACCCTAAAATAGCAGTTAAAGAGTTTATATACAGAAAGATGACACTATCTGATCAAATATGCAAGAGATGGAATTTCCCAGAGTCTATAACACAGAACAGTAACCACCACAGGCTCCTCCTCcttggccttcttccctgtgtgtcaGTTTGACTCCTTTATTCTGGTTCTCACTTTCCCACGGTCTCGGCGTCTGAATGATCTTTTCAACAAGTTCCTCAAAAGCACACTGTACACCATGACAGGTTTTTGCACTTGCCTCCATAAACAACATAGAATGCTTTCGTGCAAACTTCAGGCCTTCATTTCTGTCAACTTCACGATTttccttatcaattttatttccaaCTAGCATGTTTACTATATCATTTCTCGTGCAGTATGTTTCCAAATCATTTAACCAATTATCCAGTTTAACAAAGGTGTCTCTTCTCGTGACATCATAAACTAATATAACACCCTGTGCACCTCTATAATAGCTGGGAGTTAATGTTCTGAACCTTTCTTGACCAGCAGTTTCCCATATTGCAAGTTTAGCCTTATTTCCATCCACTGAAATTGTTTTCACCTTAAAGTCAACACCTATTGTTGCTGCAAGTTCTGGGTCAAAAGTGTCATCTGTGAACCTCAAGAGCAGGCTGGACTTGCCCACGCCGCTCTCGCCGATGATGAGGATCTTCAGGGTGGTCAGCACGTCCTCGTCCATCCTGACCCTGCTCGGCTCCGCGCGCAGCTGGCCGCCCCACTCTGCCTCTCCACCCTTCCCCAGGCGGAGCTCATGACAGGCAGAATTTAACCTGATAATTGACTCAAAGGAGGACTTTCTCacttctgtgccttcaggagccTATGGGAGCTCCTGTCTgtacctttcttcacagaggacagctgtctgccaaaAGCTTCATCTGGGGCTTCTGAGTAACAAGGTTTAAGCCATGGAGGCCTccggatcagcttgtttctgtgctgaggaaagGGGTCCACCCTGTtttccttgttagagaggttgatgtccctggctttccaacagcctcagaaACACagacctaggcccttctttccacttcagtcaggcctcctgctttAAGTGAAAACAGCTGAGCAGCTCAGggtaagcactgtgctgagccctcagacTGGGAGCTCCTCTGagagggctccctacctctaagtGAAACTACATttgatcacctacctggagaaccaCAACACcctttcccttttcactgctaggcctcaacaaatAGCAGGATCCACTAGGCTCCCCAAGGTCCTTAACTTTGTTATGGCTTCTTGGCCTGCAGTCTCTCTGCATAGGGAGCCACAAGAGACCCTTTgggctgcagccctttctggatggagaaggtgcagctcacctagaggctatccatcatttttctttcacctcAAATTAAAGAATGTTGTGGCATGCCATCCAAACCAGGGagggcaagcaccctgtt
It contains:
- the LOC130831386 gene encoding ras-related protein Rab-18-like; the encoded protein is MDEDVLTTLKILIIGESGVGKSSLLLRFTDDTFDPELAATIGVDFKVKTISVDGNKAKLAIWETAGQERFRTLTPSYYRGAQGVILVYDVTRRDTFVKLDNWLNDLETYCTRNDIVNMLVGNKIDKENREVDRNEGLKFARKHSMLFMEASAKTCHGVQCAFEELVEKIIQTPRPWESENQNKGVKLTHREEGQGGGACGGYCSVL